GGCCGACGATGAAACCGGCACGGACGCCGATTACACCTTGGCTGTCACAATACCTCGATAGTTTTCGTAGAAAAACATGCGAGTGTAGAAATAAATATCTTGTAATTTATCTTTACATACATGCCAAATTCATGCACACAATATTTAAGGCATGtacgtttattttaattaaggaTTCATTGAAAACCTATGACTTACCAAAGTATAGAATTATGTTTCAGATCTTTTTGCAGTTGCTCTTTATGTATAAACAGAGTCTTTAAAATGACGAATTCAAAGCAGTTTAACTTCCGAAGCAAACATTTGTTAACTAATGAGATAAATGGATAGAGTGCTAAGAGAATAaacttttcttttgaaaaagcAAATTATAGGCGAATATATGTGTTGCACATAATAACAGTTTATATAACTCATTGTAGGAGGGAAGAAAAATCCAGTAAACTCACCATTACGTGACGCAACATTATTAATGTCAAAGTCGTGGTTGCTTATGCATTCCATCTGTTGACCACACACCGCAAATAATATCGCTCATGATTTGATACATTGTATatccttattattattattataaagtgCGCATGTAGTAATGACTAAACTCATTTGGATTTCAACATAAAAACAGGTTTATAAGCCTATGTTATTACTATGAAAGGATCATAATACTTTTTAACGGGtcagtttaaaactattattacCCTTTATGAAGAGCGGTCGAGGACCGTTATCGATAGGCAAAGAAGACGCACGATATTGAATTCAGACATATTTATACCCTTTTCCATACGAAAATCAGCCAAGGACTAACGAGCGTTATCGATAGGCTTCGAAGATATTAAGTAGCTGATTAAACCGACATTAAcagttattaataaatttaaaagtgacattcaaaacagttttatactatgtattattttggtgtAGAAATTTTAAAGATACAACATTGTAAAAAGATGATGATCTCTTCTAAATTTCAAATGGTATGATATTACAatgttataaagaaaaaatgaccGGTTAAACTGTACGTTATCTTACTCAACAGAATggttcaattatttaataacattcCGTTAAATTGATATACTTCTTTATTGTAACAGCTCGGCAATATCCGGTAAGCAAGTTATCCGATGCACGTAATCGCCATATTTCGTTTAGGCGTCGTATTTAGGATTTGACATTGGGTGCGCAACTTGAAAAGCCATCCTCTCAGACCCTTTAAGTATTTGCTGAAAAACAATTCTATGCGTTTGGCTAAGTACTTACATATGTCTACCCCAATTCAGAAACAACCAAGAAAACACGGAAGAATGGACTTGTCATGCATAAGTTTTATACACACCACATGTTAAAAGTGCCGCATGCCGTTATTAAAATCTAAGGGAGATAATAAAGTGAGAGATTTCATGTTGCCTTGTGTAATTATGTACTCAAACTTTACTGTCACTATCAATTAAGAGTgacaacatatataaaatactaataattaactctttgtataattattatccCCAATATTAGTAGACTCGGTTTGTGTCCCAGATGCTCCGACTATCATGAATGTCGCATTGAAAGTACGTGCATGCCTTAGTCGGTGCAATAAGCCAGATGTGAATAAGATTTTGGCTCACATGAATATTGTACTTAATCATATGCTTTCCGATGGTTTATAAGACTTAATCAgtaaatacaaatgatattgcactatttcaaataatgaatcaAACTGTGAAAATATCAGCTCATTTTTTTCGCtgtgttgatatatttaaacgtAAGCGCAAAAATGCATGAACACAATTTCAATGACGAAATTTAGGAAATAAACGATGCTTTCTCGACTCACTTTTCTGAAATAACTACTTACAACTGTTATTGTATATGCTTTTGaggcataaaataaaaatgtaaaacaacatgtttatttcagtgaaGGACCGGATTAGATCTCACCACAAACAAGATACAAGAAACAAGACAATTTATTTCACGTCGGACATATCATAAACTACAACACTAAATCAcagagctattttccgacaaaatgcaaattaaataacacataattTATGCAACACCTGGaagatattaaatgaatttaaataatatatttgcgCTTACGTTTAATATGGACGCCATTACCGGGCTTAAATATCAACACAGGGAAACAATGAACTGACATTTTTACAGTTTGATTATATAGTATTAGCAAAATAGTTACGAAATAggattttatcatattaaatgattataaatacatcgaTTCTAAATAAATCTCAAAATTATTTAGACGATGTGGTTatgtctattttttttttttactacaaCTTAAAACtacaaataatattgatacaaaagCAGGTTgccaaataaaatgcaaagtaGCTATGCCCAGGTATCATTTAATTTCTTTcgattgtatttttgttgtagATTTTGgataatattcatttgaattaaagAACAACTTAACATTGCGTTTTgtcaattttcaaatttgaattccATTCCTTTCaaaagttttcaagttatgctttgTACATTAATTGCGGCTGGATTTCGCCCATTTAATTGTTAAGTTAGGCATTATTAATCAATAACtattatttattctatttcaACGAACAGGCGTAATAATATCATAGCAGAAAGATTGATATAAGTAATAAgttatagttattgttttttgttattatatttatctgTTTAAATACAAAGAAGTTGAGGTAATAATAGTGGTTCCTAGAAGGTTGTTCGAGAAACGTACATGTAGACAGTGACGTTTGGtggctgatttctgccatttcgatttatttcgcattttcttgGGGAAAAGGGCGAAGAGGTGCCAAATGCAGAGTGAAACCGTCTCTTAAAAGCATAGCGAAAATGCGCAAAGGGCGCCTTGATAATATGCCGCAGTATTTGTTCGCATTTTGTCTCCTCTACTTTGCGAACCTAGGTACCAACTCGATTTTTGAACGAGTAACTAAATCGTTTAAGCAAGATACGTAAGTCGTTTTTACGAGATAAAGAAATAGCACGTATGACGCCTCTATGCCAGGCACCGCAGGTATCAGTATCAGTGTgtgcataccacgtgataaattgcgtcataaatgctacgtggtttattttaacttttaataaaaataacttactTTTCtcacaatattaaatgaaacatagcacagtctacgccgcttacagcgTCCCACGTTCGGTCTTTTacaagagtttgattgagagtttaatttcataaaacacttcgacaaaccttctGACGGAGcgctgacaaaacattattttgaaagcaggtttgtcgaagtgtttaatgaaactaatcaccttatcaaacttcgatGCTACAATGAAGGCGGTGctttttaagcggcatagattgcactttgttttatttaaaatggtgtagtaaaagaaaagttatctttgatttaagtctttattaaagcaaaatgttgccttccgacatagcatatatgacgtaatttatcacgtggtatacacacactgaatacaCTGTCTAGTTATAATCCGGTAGTTGGCTTACAAGTATGTAACACTTGCTCTACCAGTCATCATTTCTGACGTCATATCACCCATTCTATTTCTATGGCTGACATTGTGAACTGCACAATTGTCTGTCTGAGTCAggtgaaattatcaaattttgtcaaaataatacCAAAAGCAATCTCGCAAGTTTTCGTTAGAAATGGAGATGTTGAtggctttttgttttattggtttCATTTGGACAAATGGTATCTCGTCTTAGTGTTTGCGTTAGAAGTTCTGAATACATTTACTTCATACTTGGTCTTATCACCATTTAGTGATTGATTCCACACATTTACAACACGGGAAGAGACCTGATGTGTGGTTCTTCACCTTCTCCATTCAAGCTTTAGTTTATCATATGGTCTTGATATCAAATATGATGATTACATGCTTACTTTAAATATCTATACTCATTTGATGCCTATATGCGTATATAACAAGTGAGACAACTCACTTTCTATTATGGCTGGTGTTGATGTTTGTGTTGATAGATAATCACGTGACACAAAGTgtagttatttagaaatatttattgcaacatAGAAAATCACAGGACTGGTGCCAATGGAATTGGAATTCAATGGAATTGAGGGGTCTTTCTTTAGTATTCtggaaaagaaaaaatgaatataatgaaCACATAAATACATAGAATAATTTGGGTTCTCTGTATGGTAATTAGTAAACCATCTGAACAATTCGAGCATTTAACTAAAAGTAAAACACATTGTACAACTGTAAACGTATAGTAGCCTATAGTTACAATGCattacaataaattaaaattgcatGACCcatttcattaatttcaattGATCATAATTTTATAAGACATATATGTTGACTATTTAGACGTACCTTTTGCATGGTATCCGCCATAGTCGCCACCGAAACCACCATGGCCACCACCGTAACCTCCATTTCCTCCTTCATGACCCAGCATTTTTTTCAAGCCACCACCGTGAACGTCTACACCGTAGCCGCCATTTGAACCGCCGTAACCGCCATTGTAGCCACCGCCATACCCACCTCCGTACCCTCTATTATATTCATCATATTTTCCGCCATTGTAGCCGTCATGGCCACCTCCATATTTGCCACCATATCCACCCCCATAGCCACCTTCAATGCCACCTCCATAGCCACCTTTATACCCTTCTCCGTAACCACCTGCATAGCCAACTTTTTTGCCACCTCCATAGCCATCTTTATAACCACCTCGATAGCCATCGTCATAGTCACCTTTATATCCATCATCATAGTCACCTCCATATCCCTTTATACGATAGCTTTGGCAGGCAAAGAAAGCACCAAACAGAACAAGAATTGCTGAGACCTTCATGATACTGAAAATATAGAAAGCTATGATGATAATTTGATCGAAGTTAAGAAAGTACGATATCAATCTATTTATACTAAATAAGAAATGGAACTTCCTGGTTTctaatttactgaaataaatgccTTCGAAAACAAGACAACTTCTGCCTTCTTATTGGACAAAACATACTGATGACGATTAATCGTGGGATAAAATTTAGACATTACTGAGCATACAAAACCCGTGTCCACACAAACTGTCATTAATCATTGACTATATACCAAAAAAGATATGTAAACTGCTTTAAAAGCTTAAAAATGATTGATTGGTATAAGATTACACTCGGTACACTTTGTTGTTTAAAACATCAAGCCCATTTGGTATATTGTAGCCTAACCCAGACATAAGACTCAGCAAGACTCAAATACAACACTATGAATGCGATTGCAAGTCACGTTTAGATTTCAATATGTAGCATAGTTACGTTAAAATAGGTCAAATGCTATGATTGAATACTAACGTTATAGAAGTGCATATAGTTCTGTACTGTTATTTTTCCAACGATTTATTTTATCGCAAATGTAGCTAAGCGGAATAACacttatatcaataaattagCTATCGACTACTTAAGTGTTACAGCGACGAAGAACACGTATAATAATACTGTTTAATAAATAAGCTATCGACTACTTACTTGGTATTGCGATGAAGAAACAACGAGACTGTAGCTTGGTATGATTGTTGAGTTTTTATATACAACCTGTGACAGTTTGACCAACGTGTAATAAAACCTTATTTGCAGGGGAAAATGAGgaaatgtttttgataatgtAATGGTAGATACTAAAAGCTAGTTAATCATATCAGGGTCTTCAGCTCTTTGATTTGACGAATGGTTTATATAGTACTGTACACAGGAAGAGAGAAGTGTGGTTGTGAAACACGTTAATGTATCTCCACCAACAAACACACGATtgctttattcaaaataaatggcGACGATGTGACGTCTTTAATTTGGAGTAATTCATTGCCAATGTCgcaaatgtttaatgttttgattgTGAAATAATTGTCGTTTCATTAgatataaacatttcagaaCAGAATCTTTAAAATGACGAATTGAAAGCAATTTGATTATCGAAATAAACATTAGTTCACTAATAAGATGAAAGTATTGAGTGCTAAgatattaaacttattttctGCAAAAGCAAATTATAGGCAAACAAATGTGTtgcacataataaaataattatataattaattgtagGAGGGAAGAAAAATCCATTAAAATCACAATTACGTGACGCAAcattcatacatttataaatgatgtcAAAGTCGTGTTTGCTTATTCATTCCATCTTTTCACCACACATCgcaaataatgataatatccctcatattttatacattttatgtccTTATTGTTGTAAAGTGCGCACGTATTAATAACAAAACTCATTTGGAGTTCAACATAAATATAGGTTGAAAGACATTtacattaatttacattttactgaccgttccaagtacctaacaatccttgataaacatacctagttttttatatatagcatgtatgcactgtgctgtttttggagttttgtgctgttcttccatgtttcttgtttgcgaTTTTATGTTacatgtctttggcgtttacccagtgccattaaaccgggtttatgtttatttttttgctactgagcttgtttctgtagcttttcgcttGAATATTCATAGGCCAAAGTTATTTCTACGAAAGTACcataatacttttttaatgAGTCAGTTTAAAACTATTAATACCCTTTACGAAGAGCAGTCGAGGACTAACGAGCGTTATTGATAGGCATAGAAGACGCACGATATAAAAGTCATAAATATCAATAGCCTTTTCCATACGAAGAACAGCCAAAGACTAACGAGCGTTATCGATAGTAGCTGATTGAACCGACATAAACAGTAATTGATCTATTTAAAGGTGACATTCAAAACAGTTTCATactatgtattattttggtgtagaactaaaaataaaaaaaaataaaaaaataaaagtttaatctcttctacatttcaaacaatatgatattacaatgttttaaaagaGAGTCGACTGGTTAAATTGTATGTTATCATACTCAACAGAATGGTTCAAGCATTTAATAACATTCAGTTGAATTGATATTCTTCTTTATCTTTCAACTCGCAGTCTCCGGTAAGCAAGTTATCTGATGACATATTTCGTTCAGGGGGGTATTTATAATTTGACAAAGGATGCGCTACTCGAAGCGCAATCCACACAAACCCTAAAGACTTTgctgaaacataattatatgcgTTCGGCTAAGTCCTAACACAAGTTTTCCATGAAACCTGAATCAAAATAAACGTACAtgcatttaattga
The Mya arenaria isolate MELC-2E11 chromosome 12, ASM2691426v1 DNA segment above includes these coding regions:
- the LOC128211184 gene encoding ctenidin-3-like, giving the protein MKVSAILVLFGAFFACQSYRIKGYGGDYDDGYKGDYDDGYRGGYKDGYGGGKKVGYAGGYGEGYKGGYGGGIEGGYGGGYGGKYGGGHDGYNGGKYDEYNRGYGGGYGGGYNGGYGGSNGGYGVDVHGGGLKKMLGHEGGNGGYGGGHGGFGGDYGGYHAKEY